In Xyrauchen texanus isolate HMW12.3.18 chromosome 27, RBS_HiC_50CHRs, whole genome shotgun sequence, one genomic interval encodes:
- the LOC127621386 gene encoding BAG family molecular chaperone regulator 4-like: MAFDSVGSDRGEAAWIMHQQMQSEPKSSWPSSYNSENNNWNNGMESAYPGYSNYWYPQTHAAVPYGNTYPAGTEVSGQVPYNPQAMSAYPNGVYNPGQYSTNMLHPSNPFYCSDQVPSRQPQYHNQACPDQNAGVAAPPPYPVPHCQGAPGYPPGSYPHYGEGCPPNPSYPNQQPMLSRPQHEAWSHPGGYGPAPPQQQWPSNTQTPHYGNHVRPPHPPPWQGPAPPPYEHKDPPYHGQPHVHSRNQPTGPKPRASTSNQTLPKPAQFCAPPQIYNNTPSGGGGSKGSADPKPAQSEQPPASSRYDSSTPAPLSDNPSLARVQQVLARVQLLQEDVDEFVGKKMDKSYRCLEELLTKELLELDSVETNGLDVVRQARKEAVQKIQAILDRLEKKAF; the protein is encoded by the exons ATGGCTTTCGATTCAGTTGGCAGCGACAGAGGTGAGGCTGCGTGGATCATGCATCAGCAAATGCAGTCTGAGCCCAAATCATCCTGGCCTTCCAGCTACAACTCCGAAAACAATAACTGGAACAACGGCATG GAATCTGCGTATCCTGGTTACTCAAACTATTGGTATCCCCAGACGCACGCGGCAGTACCCTACGGCAATACCTACCCTGCTGGAACAGAGGTCAGCGGACAAGTGCCATATAATCCCCAG GCAATGTCAGCCTATCCCAATGGGGTGTACAATCCAGGGCAATACTCCACGAATATGCTACATCCTTCCAATCCGTTCTACTGCAGTGATCAGGTTCCTTCAAGACAACCTCAGTATCACAACCAGGCCTGTCCTGATCAAAATGCAGGGGTCGCAGCTCCTCCCCCCTACCCTGTGCCACACTGTCAAGGG GCTCCTGGCTACCCTCCAGGATCTTACCCACACTatggagaagggtgtcctccgAACCCCTCCTACCCCAACCAGCAGCCCATGCTTTCAAGACCCCAGCATGAGGCCTGGTCCCACCCTGGAGGGTATGGGCCTGCACCCCCCCAACAGCAATGGCCGTCCAATACCCAGACACCTCACTATGGTAACCATGTGCGACCGCCTCACCCCCCGCCATGGCAAGGACCTGCACCGCCTCCATATGAACACAAG GATCCACCTTATCACGGTCAACCTCATGTGCACTCTCGAAACCAGCCTACAGGCCCCAAACCACGTGCCAGCACCTCAAATCAAACCCTGCCCAAACCTGCCCAATTCTGCGCTCCCCCTCAAATCTACAACAACACTCCCTCTGGAGGTGGAGGATCCAAGGGGAGTGCTGATCCCAAACCAGCTCAGAGTGAGCAACCTCCAGCGTCTTCCCGCTATGATTCGTCCACCCCTGCCCCGCTGAGCGATAATCCCAGCCTGGCTCGAGTCCAGCAGGTTCTGGCCAGAGTCCAGCTCCTCCAGGAGGATGTGGACGAGTTTGTGGGGAAAAAGATGGATAAGAGCTACCGATGCCTGGAGGAGCTTTTGACAAAAGAGCTGCTGGAATTGGACTCAGTGGAGACAAACGGCCTGGACGTCGTTCGACAGGCTCGTAAAGAGGCCGTTCAAAAGATCCAGGCAATCTTGGACCGTCTTGAGAAAAAGGCTTTCTAA